The following are from one region of the Microtus pennsylvanicus isolate mMicPen1 chromosome 15, mMicPen1.hap1, whole genome shotgun sequence genome:
- the LOC142835822 gene encoding mast cell protease 8-like: MFLLLLLLVAVLPFSTEGGKIFWGTEAKRHSHPYMAFLEIYESGPHPKKCGGFLVEKDIVMTAAHCNGSEINVTLGAHNIKQRKNTQRIPVVKAIWHKGYNHDTNVNDIMILKLKHKAQLSNSVNTIDLPKSQDWVKPGQVCTVAGWGRLANCSLPNTLQEVKLEVQNSQACQVMSRYYNNSIQLCVGNPKEKKATSKGDSGGPFVCDNVAQGIVSYHFCTKKPPRVFTRISSFIPWIRETMKVLQQS; encoded by the exons ATGtttctgctcctgctcctcctggtgGCTGTCCTGCCATTCAGCACTGAAGGAG GGAAAATCTTTTGGGGTACAGAAGCCAAACGCCACTCCCATCCCTACATGGCATTCTTAGAGATTTATGAAAGCGGACCACATCCAAAGAAATGTGGTGGCTTCCTGGTCGAAAAAGACATCGTAATGACAGCAGCTCACTGTAATGGAAG tgAAATAAATGTAACGTTGGGTGCCCACAATATTAAGCAACGGAAAAACACTCAGCGCATCCCTGTTGTTAAAGCCATATGGCACAAGGGCTATAATCATGATACAAACGTcaatgacatcatgatactgaaG CTGAAACACAAAGCTCAACTCAGtaattctgtgaataccattgaccTTCCAAAGAGCCAGGACTGGGTGAAACCTGGGCAGGTGTGCACAGTGGCAGGCTGGGGACGACTGGCCAATTGTAGTCTACCTAACACACTTCAGGAAGTAAAGCTAGAAGTTCAAAATAGCCAAGCATGCCAAGTAATGTCCAGATACTACAACAACTCCATCCAGCTCTGTGTGGGGAATCCCAAAGAGAAGAAGGCTACTAGTAAG GGAGATTCTGGGGGACCTTTTGTATGTGACAATGTGGCCCAGGGTATTGTCAGTTATCACTTTTGTACCAAGAAACCTCCTCGGGTATTCACCAGAATCTCAAGCTTTATTCCTTGGATTCGGGAAACAATGAAAGTCCTGCAACAATCCTAG
- the LOC142836135 gene encoding cathepsin G-like, translating into MQPLLLVLIFTLLQGDEAGKIIGGREARPHSRPYMAFLLIQSSEGLGACGGFLVREDFVMTAAHCLGSSINVTLGAHNIQRQERTQQHIPVLRAIPHPDYDPDKFRNDIMLLQLTRRIRKNKAVRPVALPQGRNRLRPGDLCTVAGWGLVSRNMRTDVLQEVQLRVQRDQKCSNRFNNYNSQTQICVGNPRERKSAFRGDSGGPLVCNNVAQGIVSYGDITGIPPAVFTKIQSFIPWIKRTMRRLAPRHQGPAPGDFHSLS; encoded by the exons ATGCAGCCACTCCTGCTCGTCTTGATTTTTACTCTACTCCAAGGAGATGAGGCAG GAAAGATCATTGGAGGCCGAGAAGCCAGGCCCCACTCCCGCCCCTACATGGCTTTCCTTCTGATCCAGAGTTCAGAAGGGCTGGGTGCTTGTGGAGGGTTTCTGGTGCGAGAAGACTTTGTCATGACAGCGGCCCACTGCTTGGGAAG TTCCATAAATGTCACCCTGGGAGCTCACAACATCCAGAGGCAAGAAAGGACCCAGCAACACATCCCTGTGCTCAGAGCTATCCCCCATCCTGATTATGATCCAGACAAATTCCGCAACGACATCATGTTGCTTCAG CTGACAAGAAGAATCCGGAAGAATAAAGCCGTGAGGCCCGTGGCTCTGCCTCAGGGCAGAAACCGTCTGCGGCCAGGGGATTTGTGCACAGTGGCTGGCTGGGGCCTAGTGAGCCGGAACATGAGAACAGATGTACTCCAGGAGGTGCAACTAAGGGTACAGAGGGACCAAAAGTGCAGCAATCGCTTCAACAACTACAACAGCCAGACTCAGATCTGTGTGGggaacccaagagaaaggaaGTCTGCCTTCAGG GGCGATTCTGGTGGCCCTCTGGTATGTAACAATGTGGCCCAGGGCATCGTCTCCTATGGAGACATCACTGGCATTCCTCCAGCTGTGTTCACCAAGATCCAGAGCTTCATTCCCTGGATAAAGAGAACGATGAGACGCCTTGCACCACGGCATCAGggaccagctccaggggatttccATAGTCTTAGTTAA
- the LOC142835834 gene encoding mast cell protease 8-like — MLLLQILLVAVLSVSTEGGKIFWGTEAKRHSHPYMAFLKIYENGSPPRQCGGFLVGEDIVMTAAHCNGSEIKVTLGAHNIKDRNNNIQRIPVVKTIIHKGYSRAKMVNDIMLLKLKHKAQLSDAVKTIDLPKSQDWVKPGQVCTVAGWGLLANCTPPKILQEVKLEVQKSQKCREMYKNYNDSIQLCVGNPKEKKATAESDSGGPFVCHSVVQGIVSQHHCTGDLPEVYTRISSFMPWIQKVMKILQQP, encoded by the exons ATGTTACTGCTCCAGATCCTCTTGGTTGCTGTCCTATCAGTCAGCACTGAAGGAG GAAAAATCTTTTGGGGTACAGAAGCCAAACGCCACTCCCATCCCTACATGGCATTCTTAAAGATTTATGAAAACGGATCACCCCCAAGGCAATGTGGTGGTTTCCTGGTGGGAGAAGACATCGTAATGACAGCAGCTCACTGTAATGGAAG TGAAATAAAAGTAACCTTGGGTGCTCACAATATCAAGGATCGGAATAATAACATTCAGCGCATCCCTGTTGTTAAAACCATCATTCATAAGGGCTATAGCCGTGCAAAAATGGTCAATGACATCATGCTACTGAAG CTGAAACACAAAGCTCAACTCAGTGATGCTGTGAAGACCATTGACCTTCCAAAGAGCCAGGACTGGGTGAAACCTGGGCAGGTGTGCACAGTAGCAGGCTGGGGACTGCTGGCCAATTGTACTCCGCCTAAAATACTTCAGGAAGTGAAGTTAGAAGTTCAAAAAAGTCAAAAGTGTAGAGAAATGTACAAAAACTACAATGACTCCATCCAGCTCTGTGTGGGAAATCCCAAGGAGAAGAAAGCTACAGCTGAG AGTGATTCCGGGGGACCCTTTGTGTGCCACAGTGTAGTCCAGGGCATTGTAAGCCAACACCATTGTACTGGGGATCTTCCCGAGGTATACACCAGAATCTCAAGCTTTATGCCTTGGATTCAGAAAGTGATGAAAATCCTTCAACAACCTTAG